A window from Leptothermofonsia sichuanensis E412 encodes these proteins:
- a CDS encoding LL-diaminopimelate aminotransferase, with translation MATINDNYLKLKAGYLFPEIARRVNAFAEANPSASIIRLGIGDVTEPLPAACRTAMIKAVEEMGDRATFKGYGPEQGYAWLREKIATHDFQARGCEVDASEIFISDGSKCDTGNILDIFGDDNTIAVTDPVYPVYVDTNVMAGHTGVANDRGEYEGLVYLPITADNNFTATIPSQPVDLIYLCFPNNPTGSTASREHLQAWVDYARANGSILFFDAAYEAFITDPVIPHSIYEIEGARECAIEFRSFSKNAGFTGTRCALTVVPKTLTAKAMDGSNVELWKLWNRRQSTKFNGVSYIVQRGAEAVYSPEGQSQTRALVNFYMENARIIREQLTAAGLAVYGGVNAPYVWIKTPDGLSSWDFFDKLLHTCHVVGTPGSGFGAAGEGYFRISAFNSRENVEAAMKRITQTFTG, from the coding sequence ATGGCAACTATCAACGACAATTATCTCAAACTCAAGGCGGGCTATCTGTTTCCCGAAATTGCACGGCGGGTGAATGCGTTTGCGGAGGCAAACCCCAGTGCCAGCATCATCCGGTTGGGGATTGGGGATGTGACAGAGCCGCTTCCGGCAGCCTGCCGCACGGCAATGATCAAAGCGGTAGAAGAAATGGGCGATCGCGCCACTTTCAAAGGCTATGGTCCAGAGCAGGGGTATGCCTGGTTGCGGGAGAAAATTGCTACCCATGACTTTCAGGCACGGGGCTGCGAAGTGGATGCCTCTGAAATCTTTATCTCCGATGGCTCCAAGTGTGACACAGGCAACATCCTGGATATTTTTGGAGATGACAACACCATTGCAGTGACAGACCCGGTGTATCCCGTTTATGTGGACACCAATGTGATGGCAGGGCACACGGGAGTTGCCAATGACCGGGGTGAGTATGAGGGCCTGGTCTATTTACCTATTACGGCAGACAACAATTTTACGGCAACAATTCCCTCCCAACCAGTTGATCTGATCTACCTCTGTTTTCCAAACAATCCCACGGGTTCCACCGCTTCCAGAGAGCACCTTCAGGCATGGGTAGACTATGCCCGTGCCAATGGTTCCATCCTTTTCTTTGACGCCGCCTACGAAGCGTTTATTACCGATCCAGTGATTCCCCATTCCATTTATGAAATTGAGGGTGCCAGGGAATGTGCGATCGAGTTTCGCTCCTTTTCCAAAAATGCAGGCTTTACAGGTACCCGTTGTGCCCTGACGGTGGTTCCCAAAACCCTGACCGCAAAAGCTATGGATGGTTCCAATGTGGAACTGTGGAAACTCTGGAACCGCCGCCAGTCCACAAAGTTTAATGGGGTGTCCTATATTGTGCAGCGGGGGGCCGAAGCCGTCTATTCTCCAGAGGGACAGTCACAAACCAGAGCGCTGGTCAACTTCTACATGGAAAATGCCCGCATCATTCGGGAACAACTGACTGCGGCAGGACTTGCTGTTTACGGTGGTGTCAATGCCCCCTATGTCTGGATCAAAACGCCCGATGGTCTTTCCAGTTGGGACTTTTTTGATAAACTGCTGCACACCTGCCATGTGGTGGGAACTCCCGGTTCTGGCTTTGGGGCTGCCGGTGAAGGCTATTTTCGGATTTCTGCGTTCAATAGCCGGGAAAATGTGGAAGCGGCCATGAAGCGGATTACTCAGACGTTCACGGGATAA
- a CDS encoding response regulator produces the protein MDGQSVLLALRADPKLQFIPVILLSVNTPWLQPGDYQRWGIQGAIIAKPFNAVELPGQIAAILGWTDK, from the coding sequence ATGGATGGACAATCAGTTTTACTGGCACTGCGGGCAGATCCAAAACTTCAGTTCATCCCCGTGATTTTGCTCAGTGTGAACACCCCCTGGCTCCAGCCTGGCGATTATCAGCGGTGGGGAATTCAGGGGGCGATCATCGCCAAACCCTTTAACGCGGTGGAACTTCCAGGGCAAATTGCTGCCATCCTGGGCTGGACCGACAAATGA
- a CDS encoding DUF2079 domain-containing protein produces the protein MVQLQLPVFKLFSLQNLSSETRRVVLLAALFFAIALVFGFNRYFTFFASYDQGIFNQVFWNNLHGRFFQSSLSSVLSTNVVHDGKVPEVYYHRLGQHFTPALLLWLPIYALAPNAATLVLIQIGLITAGGIVLYALARHYLSPALSLMMMAGYYGANAVLGPLFSNFHDLSQIPLFIFTLLLAMEKRIWWLVWLMAALTLIVREDTGIVLFGVGVYMVVSRRFPRAGLAMCILAFSYVVLATNVLMAAFSEDVSRRFMMERFGQYADGDSASTLETLWAILSNPVRLMGQIFSKPQVKVFYLLVQTLPLAFIPFLSPYAWAIAGFPLFQLLVQQGESPLAIHIRYAITLVPGLFYGTILWWSQHSHRFQQRFRRFWIGCIVLSLLIMIPYNPHQVFYFAIPTSFQPWIYVSLPRQWEHASHIRQLVHQIPPEASVSATTYLVPHLSSRREVLRLPFLQVRNDQKQVVDVDYLIADLWQLERYRVAFPLERAHFAQIVPLVDSLLDQKQYGILALEDRVILMQRGISTSPELLAAWSTLRQDYEPLLRVLRGGTSGSPMASNFPIFRGA, from the coding sequence ATGGTTCAGCTCCAATTGCCGGTTTTTAAGCTGTTTTCTCTGCAAAACCTCTCATCTGAAACGCGGCGGGTAGTTTTGTTGGCGGCATTATTTTTTGCGATCGCCCTTGTCTTTGGCTTCAACCGCTATTTCACCTTTTTTGCGTCCTATGATCAGGGGATTTTTAACCAGGTCTTTTGGAATAACCTGCACGGGCGGTTCTTTCAAAGTTCACTGTCCTCGGTTCTTTCCACCAACGTTGTCCATGATGGCAAGGTACCAGAGGTCTACTATCACCGACTGGGGCAGCATTTCACCCCGGCCCTTTTGTTGTGGCTCCCCATTTATGCCCTGGCTCCAAATGCCGCAACCCTGGTATTGATTCAGATTGGCCTGATTACAGCGGGAGGCATTGTGCTCTATGCCCTGGCAAGGCATTACCTGTCACCAGCATTGTCTCTGATGATGATGGCAGGTTACTACGGAGCCAACGCAGTGCTGGGGCCTCTGTTCTCCAACTTTCACGACCTTTCCCAGATTCCCCTGTTTATCTTCACACTGCTACTGGCAATGGAGAAGCGAATCTGGTGGCTGGTCTGGCTGATGGCAGCCCTGACGCTCATCGTTCGAGAAGATACGGGGATCGTCCTGTTTGGGGTGGGGGTTTATATGGTTGTCAGCCGCCGCTTTCCCAGGGCAGGACTGGCAATGTGCATCCTGGCGTTTAGCTATGTGGTGCTTGCCACCAATGTTTTGATGGCGGCCTTTTCAGAAGATGTCTCCCGCCGGTTTATGATGGAGCGTTTTGGTCAGTATGCCGATGGGGACAGCGCTTCCACCCTGGAAACCCTGTGGGCAATTCTGAGCAATCCGGTGCGGCTGATGGGGCAAATTTTCAGCAAACCGCAGGTGAAAGTTTTCTATCTGCTGGTGCAGACATTACCGCTGGCGTTTATTCCTTTTCTGTCGCCCTATGCCTGGGCGATCGCAGGCTTTCCCCTGTTTCAACTTCTGGTGCAACAGGGGGAGTCTCCCCTTGCTATCCACATTCGTTATGCCATCACCCTTGTACCGGGTTTATTTTACGGTACCATCCTCTGGTGGTCACAGCACAGTCACCGCTTCCAGCAAAGGTTTCGTCGATTCTGGATCGGTTGCATTGTTCTCTCCCTGCTGATCATGATTCCCTACAACCCGCACCAGGTCTTTTACTTTGCCATTCCGACCTCTTTCCAGCCCTGGATTTACGTCTCCCTGCCCCGCCAGTGGGAACATGCCAGCCACATTCGCCAGTTAGTCCACCAGATTCCCCCGGAAGCCAGTGTTTCTGCCACAACCTATCTGGTGCCCCATCTCTCCAGCCGGCGAGAAGTTTTGCGGCTCCCCTTTCTGCAAGTCCGCAATGACCAGAAACAGGTTGTCGATGTTGATTACCTGATTGCCGACCTGTGGCAGCTAGAGCGTTATCGAGTGGCGTTTCCCCTGGAGCGCGCCCACTTTGCCCAGATTGTGCCTCTGGTTGATTCCCTCCTGGACCAGAAGCAATACGGAATTCTGGCCCTGGAAGACAGGGTGATTCTGATGCAAAGGGGGATTTCTACCTCGCCAGAACTGTTAGCTGCCTGGTCAACCCTGCGTCAGGACTATGAACCCCTCCTGAGAGTGCTCAGGGGTGGAACTTCCGGTTCCCCGATGGCGTCCAATTTCCCCATTTTCAGAGGGGCTTGA
- a CDS encoding nSTAND1 domain-containing NTPase — translation MTIPHWKDAELLPQSLKGQRVLAAIVFTDGVGFSARMAADEENTLRILQRDLELMARLCQGCEGHVLKTTGDGLMMYFTSAVKAVECAVEIQRAIAQAAMDLPPQEVMMYRIGIHLGDVFFSETDVMGSGVNIAARLQTRADPGGICISQVVYDVVKNQLDLKTTYLGPQELKNISDPVPVYQIREGFSLQSSGLLPVQPARAVVDPELVSPYKGLKKFEIEDRDRFFGRDQFVASLVHELEQNPLILLLGASGSGKSSLVRAGVIPRLLEKWGSHLVNLVFTPDENPFESLYASLLSRYKQSDARLVRQGTPETLIQAMKSLKQPGEHWLIFIDQFEELFTLTSAETRSRFIEGLTQLIKTGDSTLKLIVTMRADFLDQFSAYPALGKLTQRQIRLMTDMQRDELWLAIKQPAAQSGVMFESGLIEEILRDVQGQAGYLPLLQYTLDLLWESERQNGNLQDRMLHARTYRELGGVRGALQKRVDQLYAEMPEAKQVAIKQIFLRLVTINGSDEASGGRAVSRRAYRSEFTGDLVNHTLKELIDQNLLVSNDSDRLQPTVEIAHEALLDSWQALKDWIADANQVIVIKHRLAEDVAHWQTLQKRDPARAEEELWSGSRLETVLELRREKAFDLTLGGLNPDENRFIDASLRHRDRQRRRTITGLVSFSAIALGLAVLALWQSYRAENQRRQALTGQIDTLSLTSSVLLASNQELQALLEALRAVQQLKAAPWAESDTQNQVRMALQQAVYGVREQNQLLGHGKPVNSVSFSPDGQLLASASDDGTVRLWRANGQWLKSLQGHGDRVYSVAFSPNGTLLASASEDKTIRLWQRDGQGAFQPYKVLRGHTAPIYRVSFSPNGKLLASAGKDKTIRVWAIDGRQQQTLTGHTEAIWGISFSPNGTTLASASDDTTVRLWTINGQSLKVLKGHTDDVNNVSFSPDGQLIASASNDRTIRLWKADGTPVRSLKGHGDYVNDIRFSPDGKHLASASWDTTIKLWSLDGQELTTLKGHRGYVWGLSFSPDGRQIASASGDTTIKLWAVNDDQEIATLRGHSDDISRVSFSPDGKLIASASADNTVRIWSMTGQLIKVLKGHTHLVNSVSFSPDGKLIASASADRTIKLWSIDGRELRTLTGHTSYVNGVSFSPDSQSLVSASADKTIKLWSVTGQALKTFPGHTSYVNSVSFSPDGKRFASGSADNTVKLWSVDGPELKTLSGHTGAINSVRFSPNGKLLASGSADGTARVWLVEGQAVTVLKGHGSYVNGVGFSPDSQLVATASADNTVKIWSVGGQELKTLAGHQGSVQSVSFSPDGRLTASASEDKTIKLWNAETLNFDTLVTRGCDWIYSFLVTNPTVKESDKQICTQVAKQNQGMF, via the coding sequence ATGACAATTCCTCACTGGAAAGATGCTGAACTCCTGCCTCAAAGCCTTAAAGGACAGCGAGTTCTGGCTGCGATCGTGTTCACGGATGGAGTGGGTTTCAGTGCCCGGATGGCGGCGGATGAAGAGAATACGCTGCGCATTTTGCAGCGGGATCTGGAATTGATGGCGCGGCTCTGCCAGGGATGTGAGGGGCATGTCTTAAAGACTACCGGGGATGGGTTGATGATGTACTTCACCAGTGCGGTGAAGGCTGTGGAGTGTGCGGTTGAAATTCAGCGGGCGATCGCCCAGGCGGCCATGGATCTTCCTCCCCAGGAGGTGATGATGTACCGGATTGGCATTCACCTGGGGGATGTCTTTTTCAGCGAAACGGATGTCATGGGCAGTGGGGTGAACATTGCGGCTCGCCTGCAAACCAGGGCTGACCCTGGTGGGATCTGTATTTCTCAGGTCGTTTACGATGTGGTCAAAAATCAGCTCGATCTGAAAACCACCTATCTGGGACCCCAGGAGCTTAAAAATATTAGCGATCCTGTGCCGGTCTATCAAATCCGGGAAGGCTTTTCCCTCCAGTCCTCCGGGTTGTTGCCTGTCCAGCCAGCCAGAGCCGTGGTTGACCCGGAACTGGTGTCGCCCTATAAGGGGCTGAAAAAGTTTGAAATTGAAGACAGGGATCGCTTTTTTGGACGGGATCAGTTCGTTGCCAGCCTGGTGCATGAACTGGAGCAAAATCCCCTCATTTTGCTGTTGGGAGCCTCTGGGAGTGGCAAATCTTCCCTGGTGCGGGCAGGGGTGATCCCACGTCTGTTGGAAAAGTGGGGCAGCCATCTGGTCAATCTGGTGTTTACGCCGGATGAAAATCCCTTTGAATCCCTCTACGCCAGCTTACTCAGCCGTTACAAACAGTCCGATGCCAGACTGGTGCGGCAGGGAACACCAGAGACGCTGATTCAAGCCATGAAGTCCCTGAAACAACCGGGAGAGCACTGGCTGATCTTCATTGACCAGTTTGAGGAACTGTTTACCCTCACTTCAGCAGAGACGCGTAGTCGTTTTATTGAAGGACTGACCCAACTGATCAAAACCGGTGACAGTACCCTGAAGCTGATTGTGACAATGCGGGCAGATTTTCTGGATCAATTCAGCGCCTACCCTGCTCTGGGTAAACTCACACAGCGCCAGATTCGGCTTATGACCGATATGCAACGGGATGAACTCTGGCTGGCTATTAAACAACCTGCGGCACAGTCAGGGGTGATGTTTGAAAGTGGTTTGATTGAAGAAATCCTGCGGGATGTGCAGGGTCAGGCAGGGTATTTGCCGCTGTTGCAATATACGCTTGACCTGCTGTGGGAGAGTGAGCGCCAGAATGGCAACTTGCAGGACCGTATGCTTCATGCCCGTACCTACCGGGAGTTGGGGGGTGTCCGGGGTGCCCTGCAAAAGCGCGTGGATCAGCTTTATGCTGAAATGCCGGAGGCAAAGCAAGTTGCGATTAAGCAGATTTTTCTGCGTCTGGTGACGATTAATGGTTCTGATGAAGCCAGTGGAGGCCGGGCAGTCAGTCGGCGGGCGTATCGGTCTGAGTTTACAGGCGATCTGGTCAACCATACCCTGAAGGAATTGATCGATCAAAATCTGCTGGTGAGTAATGATAGCGATCGCCTCCAGCCCACCGTCGAGATTGCCCACGAAGCACTGCTCGACTCCTGGCAGGCACTTAAAGACTGGATTGCCGATGCCAACCAGGTGATTGTGATCAAGCATCGACTGGCGGAAGATGTTGCCCACTGGCAAACCCTGCAAAAGCGCGATCCGGCCAGGGCGGAGGAAGAACTCTGGAGTGGCTCCAGGCTGGAAACCGTCCTGGAACTGCGGCGGGAAAAAGCATTTGACCTGACCCTGGGCGGTTTGAACCCGGATGAAAACCGCTTTATTGATGCCAGTCTGCGCCATCGCGATCGCCAGCGACGCCGTACCATTACCGGACTGGTGAGCTTTTCTGCGATCGCTCTGGGGCTGGCAGTTCTGGCACTCTGGCAGTCTTACCGGGCAGAAAATCAGCGGCGGCAGGCACTCACTGGACAAATTGACACCCTCAGCCTCACCTCCTCTGTCTTGCTGGCTTCCAACCAGGAGTTACAGGCACTGCTGGAAGCGCTCAGAGCCGTCCAACAGCTAAAAGCAGCCCCCTGGGCAGAAAGCGATACCCAGAACCAGGTCAGAATGGCCCTCCAGCAAGCCGTCTATGGCGTGCGCGAACAGAATCAACTGCTGGGACACGGCAAACCTGTGAACAGCGTCAGCTTCAGCCCAGATGGGCAGTTGCTGGCTTCTGCCAGTGATGATGGAACGGTGCGGTTGTGGCGGGCAAATGGGCAATGGCTGAAGTCCTTACAGGGGCATGGCGATCGCGTGTATAGTGTTGCCTTTAGCCCGAATGGCACTCTGCTGGCTTCTGCCAGCGAAGACAAAACAATTCGGCTGTGGCAGCGAGATGGGCAGGGAGCGTTTCAACCCTACAAAGTGCTGCGCGGACACACGGCTCCGATCTACCGAGTCAGCTTTAGCCCGAACGGTAAACTCCTGGCTTCTGCTGGCAAAGATAAAACCATCAGAGTGTGGGCGATCGATGGGCGGCAACAGCAAACCCTCACAGGACACACAGAAGCAATTTGGGGAATCAGCTTCAGTCCCAACGGGACTACCCTGGCTTCCGCCAGCGACGATACAACGGTACGCCTCTGGACAATTAACGGACAGTCCTTAAAAGTCCTGAAGGGACATACTGACGATGTCAACAATGTCAGCTTCAGTCCTGATGGTCAATTGATTGCCTCTGCCAGCAACGATCGCACAATTCGGCTGTGGAAAGCAGATGGCACCCCGGTCAGAAGCTTGAAAGGCCATGGAGACTATGTCAACGATATTCGTTTCAGCCCAGACGGCAAGCACCTTGCCTCCGCCAGTTGGGACACAACCATCAAGCTCTGGTCCTTAGATGGGCAGGAACTAACCACCCTCAAGGGGCATCGGGGCTATGTCTGGGGTCTGAGTTTCAGCCCGGATGGCCGCCAGATCGCCTCTGCCAGTGGAGATACCACAATTAAGCTGTGGGCAGTAAACGATGACCAGGAAATTGCCACCCTTAGAGGACACAGTGACGATATTAGCCGTGTCAGCTTTAGCCCGGATGGGAAGCTGATCGCCTCTGCCAGTGCCGACAACACAGTACGCATCTGGTCAATGACCGGGCAACTGATCAAAGTCCTCAAAGGACACACGCATCTGGTCAATAGTGTCAGCTTTAGCCCGGATGGGAAGCTGATCGCCTCCGCCAGTGCCGACCGAACCATCAAGCTCTGGTCTATAGATGGTCGAGAACTGAGAACTTTGACAGGCCACACCAGCTATGTCAACGGGGTTAGCTTTAGCCCGGACAGCCAATCACTGGTTTCAGCCAGTGCTGACAAAACCATCAAGCTGTGGTCAGTCACAGGACAGGCATTAAAGACCTTTCCAGGCCATACCAGTTACGTCAACAGCGTCAGCTTTAGCCCGGATGGGAAACGGTTCGCTTCGGGCAGTGCCGATAACACCGTCAAACTGTGGTCAGTTGATGGACCAGAACTGAAGACCCTCAGTGGCCATACTGGAGCCATTAACAGCGTCAGGTTCAGCCCCAACGGCAAATTGCTTGCCTCTGGCAGTGCGGATGGAACAGCCAGAGTCTGGCTGGTTGAGGGGCAGGCAGTGACAGTCCTGAAAGGACACGGCAGCTACGTGAATGGGGTTGGCTTTAGCCCGGATAGTCAGTTGGTCGCTACCGCCAGTGCTGACAACACGGTCAAAATTTGGTCTGTGGGTGGGCAGGAACTCAAGACGCTCGCCGGACATCAGGGGTCGGTCCAAAGTGTCAGCTTCAGCCCCGATGGCAGATTGACAGCGTCTGCCAGCGAAGACAAAACCATCAAACTCTGGAATGCCGAAACCCTAAACTTTGACACCCTGGTCACACGCGGGTGTGACTGGATATACAGTTTCCTGGTTACTAACCCAACGGTTAAAGAGAGCGATAAACAGATCTGCACGCAGGTTGCGAAGCAAAATCAGGGAATGTTCTAG
- a CDS encoding YdcF family protein has protein sequence MLDPSLCPRPYSRWVAFTSLISHTFTTTAIPWSVRVAAIALLVLGFFFLLRLIRTQRRRHQRPRLLRWHRRLTWGGIALTVIGLLATSPPGVTLATQALVSSVPMASDHIADAIVVLGRGPKLRADRVEVAFNLWWQEQAPRIFLSGWGDAWLMMTQLRERGVVEQALGGEECSMTTEENGRFTASVLRPQGVQRILLVTDPPHMLRSLLTFKQFGFEVFPSATSMSPELSYREKAAIAFREYGGLISYVLQGRLFSRG, from the coding sequence ATGCTAGATCCCAGTCTTTGTCCTCGTCCATACAGTCGATGGGTCGCGTTCACTTCCCTAATTTCTCATACTTTTACAACAACCGCGATTCCCTGGTCGGTGCGAGTTGCAGCGATCGCGCTACTGGTTCTGGGTTTCTTTTTTCTGCTGCGGCTAATTCGGACGCAGCGGCGGCGGCACCAACGTCCTCGCCTGTTGCGGTGGCATCGTCGGTTGACCTGGGGGGGAATTGCCCTGACGGTCATTGGTCTATTGGCAACCTCACCGCCTGGTGTTACGCTCGCCACCCAGGCATTGGTGAGCAGTGTGCCCATGGCATCTGACCACATCGCCGATGCCATTGTAGTTCTGGGCAGGGGACCTAAATTAAGAGCAGATCGGGTAGAAGTAGCCTTCAACCTGTGGTGGCAGGAACAGGCTCCCCGGATCTTTCTCAGTGGTTGGGGGGATGCCTGGTTGATGATGACACAACTGAGAGAAAGAGGGGTGGTTGAGCAGGCGCTTGGTGGGGAGGAATGTTCCATGACCACAGAGGAAAATGGGAGATTTACAGCCAGTGTCCTGCGCCCTCAGGGGGTTCAGAGGATTTTACTGGTCACCGATCCCCCTCACATGCTGCGATCGCTCCTGACCTTCAAGCAATTTGGGTTTGAGGTATTCCCCTCTGCCACCTCAATGTCCCCTGAGTTAAGTTACCGGGAGAAAGCCGCGATCGCCTTTCGAGAATACGGCGGATTGATCAGTTATGTCCTTCAAGGGAGATTATTTAGTCGAGGATGA
- a CDS encoding molybdenum cofactor biosynthesis protein MoaE, whose amino-acid sequence MAISTKPVQLHTGDHFTITFAPLALEDVYTRADDPANGAIVVMSGMVRNNTEGRSVVALEYQAYEPMAIRVFQQIAAEIRQTWTDVTHVVIHHRIGKLHIGEISVLVAVGCPHRTEAFEACKYAIDTLKHNAPIWKKEWYSEQGGNLSSSWVSIGACEQDP is encoded by the coding sequence ATGGCAATTTCGACAAAACCTGTTCAACTCCATACCGGGGATCATTTCACAATCACGTTTGCCCCTTTAGCGTTAGAAGACGTTTACACACGGGCAGATGACCCCGCCAATGGAGCCATTGTGGTAATGAGTGGCATGGTGCGTAACAACACTGAGGGGAGATCCGTTGTTGCGCTGGAATATCAGGCATACGAACCTATGGCAATACGAGTGTTTCAACAGATTGCAGCAGAAATCCGCCAGACCTGGACGGATGTCACCCATGTGGTGATTCACCATCGGATTGGCAAGTTACACATTGGGGAAATTAGCGTGCTGGTTGCCGTGGGTTGCCCCCATCGGACAGAGGCGTTTGAGGCGTGTAAATATGCGATCGATACCCTCAAACATAACGCCCCCATCTGGAAGAAAGAGTGGTATAGCGAACAGGGTGGAAACCTATCCAGCAGTTGGGTCAGTATCGGTGCCTGTGAACAGGATCCTTGA
- the gmk gene encoding guanylate kinase — protein sequence MGKGKLIVLTGPSGVGKGTLLRSLLQRHPDLYLSVSVTTRRPRPGEVNGKDYYFVSRPEFERMVANGELLEWAEFAGNYYGTPRTPVVDQINQGKWVILEIELQGARQIRQNFPEALRIFILPPSMLELEDRIRKRGQDAEDAISRRLSRAREEIVAANEFDIQIVNDNFDKALERIEETLFATAAC from the coding sequence ATGGGCAAGGGCAAACTGATCGTCTTAACGGGACCGAGCGGAGTGGGAAAAGGCACTCTGCTGCGATCGCTCCTCCAGCGACACCCCGATTTATACCTGTCGGTTTCAGTGACTACCCGCCGCCCTCGCCCAGGTGAGGTGAACGGAAAGGATTATTACTTTGTCAGCCGCCCTGAATTTGAGCGAATGGTGGCAAATGGTGAACTACTGGAGTGGGCAGAATTTGCGGGTAATTACTATGGCACGCCGCGGACTCCCGTGGTTGACCAGATCAATCAGGGGAAATGGGTGATTCTGGAAATTGAGCTCCAGGGTGCCCGTCAAATTCGGCAAAATTTTCCAGAGGCATTGCGCATTTTTATCCTGCCGCCTTCCATGCTGGAACTGGAAGATCGCATTCGTAAACGGGGACAGGATGCGGAGGATGCCATCTCTCGCCGTCTCAGCCGGGCCAGGGAGGAAATTGTGGCAGCCAACGAGTTTGACATTCAAATTGTCAACGACAACTTTGATAAAGCTTTAGAGCGCATTGAAGAAACGCTATTTGCCACAGCGGCTTGCTAA
- the remA gene encoding extracellular matrix/biofilm regulator RemA, which produces MDIKLINIGFGNIVSANRVIAIVSPESAPIKRIITDAKESKQLIDATYGRRTRAVIITDSGHVILSAIQPETVANRFLERLKDEN; this is translated from the coding sequence ATGGACATTAAGCTGATCAACATTGGTTTTGGCAACATTGTGTCCGCTAACCGGGTGATTGCCATTGTCAGCCCAGAGTCTGCCCCCATCAAGCGTATCATCACTGATGCCAAAGAAAGCAAGCAGCTCATTGACGCCACCTATGGTCGGCGCACCCGGGCGGTCATCATTACGGACTCTGGTCACGTTATTCTCTCGGCTATTCAACCGGAAACGGTGGCAAATCGTTTTCTTGAACGACTGAAGGATGAGAATTAG